AGAAGCAGGTTGCGCTGGCCAACCGGGTAGCGCTGCTGCAACAGCAGTTTGTTGCCCCGGTCTGTGCGCTGGTGCTGGATGACCCGGTGGGCGTGGTGCAGGAGCTTAACCATGCCCGGCTGGATGTTATCACGGCACTCTCCACGTATACGGGTAAGGCGGAAAACATCCACCAGAAGATGATTTCCGATGCCATTGTGCAGATACGTACCTTCACGGCCCGGCAGATTGAAAATGACCCGACGATAAAGGATTCTGGTACTCCGGGAACATCATATGCCGCCACCCGTGAAAGCCAGGTTGCAATAAAAATCCGTCAGGCGCTGAATCGTATGGAGGAGTATTACGACGAACCCGCACGGGAGAGGTTTGCCGACACCTGGCAGGGAAATGTGGCGTATTACACGCAACAACAATCTGCCATCTGGCAGGATCTTAACCGCGCTCATGCGTCAGCGCTCTGGCTGGCGGTTCTGAATAACGACTACTCCCCGGAAACCAGCGTGCTCAGCTGGGCCTGCCAGCTGCGCACCCTTGCCGCCTGTCTGCAGGGAGGGCTGGCTGGATATGATACCGGGCAATCTGAAAAGGGTGATGAACTGCCCCAATGGGCAACCTGGCTGTCTGACCCGTGCAGTCCGCCGCTGATGGCGCTACTGCGCAATAAACGCGATTTTTCCGAAGCCGTCTTTAACGGCACCCTGACCTATCCGAACCTGAAAGCAGTGCTTAACAGCAAGGAAGCGAGCAACTTCGTTAACAGCAAATATTACCAGCAACGGATGGTCAGCCTGATCAGCGCCATTGGCGGGGCATTCAGCACGCTGGAAAGTACGCTGTCAGAACAGGCAAAACTGGGCGTGACGAGAATATTGCAGGGCGTGGCGTGGGTGGCAGATGGCGGTCCGGCAGTCACCGTATTTTCCGGGGAACTGACGGTGGGGGAGTATCAGCGGTTGCTGAATCACCAGTTGAATGTACATGGAAAACCGGTGCTGAGCGGCACGGTGAAAGAAAGCGGTCGTACCGTGAACACCTCCCGCACCGGGCGCTGGGTGCAGATTACAGACCCGGTACAGCTTGCCCGCAGAATTCAGGTACGGCTGACAGCGCCGCTGAACAATCCGGGGAGACTGTCAGGTATCAGCGGCCTGACGTCCGATGTGGTTGACAGCTCTCTGACTCACGGCGAGATTGCGCTGAGCGGGGAGGATATGCGCCGTGCTGCGCGCTTTGTGCCGGAGATATCCACCGATCTTCAAAGCGGTGTACTGGGCATAGTGCTGGCGGTGCTACTGGCGCGGAACACCTTCAGCAATCTTAACGCGCTGAATGCCGCGATGCCGGGAGATGTGTCTGCGGAAATGTCAGTGACGTCCGGGTCACTGATCGTGTTATCAACCGGTGTGGAAATTATCGGCCAGAGTGCAGCGGTGCTGAACCTGTTTAACCGGGGCGACCTGTTGATAAGAGGGGCCGGAGTGCTCGGCGGGCTGGCCGGGATTGTGGACGGGGTGGCGCTGTGGATGAGATTTAAAGATCTAAAACATCAAGGAGATACGGTCGCTGCTAGATTTTATGGACTTGCGTCTACAGTAACAATAGCTTCAGGTCTTATAGGTACAGGATTCAGCGCCGCCGGCAATTTTGCCCTGTTCAGCAGTGGCACATTTTTGCTTGGCCCCGTCGGCTGGTGCATTGCGTTAGGTGTTCTGGCGGTCACATTAATTGCTATCGGTGACCGTTACGTCCGCTCACCGCTGGAGCGCTGGCTGACTCATACCTGCTTCGGCAACATAGACGAACGGGATGACGACAAGATCTGCTGGCATAAGGAGAGCCTCACGGAGATGCAGGAGGCCATGACGGCGCTGCATGTTATCTCCAGTGGAATGTCGGCACAGCTGCGCGGCGACTGGCTGACAGAGCTGACAAATAACACGGCACTGCTGGGAAACCGGATGGTGGCGGCCAGGGTCCTGCTGGGCGACTGCAGCCCCACGGGATCGGACTGGCTGGCGGAACTGATGGCAGTCGGCCGCGGCGGGCGGCAGGTGCTGGCCCGCAGCGGCTCGGCGGCGAAGCTGGCAGGGCTGACGGCGCCTGAGCCGCAGACGTATGAAAAATCCCCCCTGAAAATCGGCCGTGGCGAGCTGACGCCGGCGGTCATAACCACCGCTGTTTCTGCGACCACTCTGACGGAGCGCTGGTCGGGAACGGCAGACACACCGCGCGGCCTGCAGCTGGACGGCGAGTTTCCGCTGAATACGTCACGCTATACAAGGGCAGAGCTGACGGTCACCTACTGGCCGGATAAAACCCGGCCCGATGACAGCCTGCAGCTCACCACAACACTGGACAGCTGATCTTATAAGGACATTGCTGATATGACTTTATTTTCTTTTGATGAGCCTCAGCCGAAGCTGAACCCGCCGGTCACCTGCTGGCGGGAAGACATGCCCGAGAGCCATGAACCGCAGCTGGTGCCGCCGCAGCTGCGCTGGCTGACAACGCAGAATGACATTTATCTGGAGGTGCCGCGTTACGGTACGGAGGTTATATGGGGGTGGGTGCTTGCGTGGTCAATTTTTATAGTGGTTTTTTCCATTGGTTTTGTTATTTCTGGCTTTTCAATGCAGGGGGGAGATGGAGGCTATGACATGATATCTATAACATTGGGCAGCTCATTGATTTTTTTATTGATGGCACTTTGGGGCTTCAAAGTTTATTTTGTCGCCCCCTGCAACC
The Klebsiella sp. RIT-PI-d genome window above contains:
- a CDS encoding T6SS effector BTH_I2691 family protein, which translates into the protein KQVALANRVALLQQQFVAPVCALVLDDPVGVVQELNHARLDVITALSTYTGKAENIHQKMISDAIVQIRTFTARQIENDPTIKDSGTPGTSYAATRESQVAIKIRQALNRMEEYYDEPARERFADTWQGNVAYYTQQQSAIWQDLNRAHASALWLAVLNNDYSPETSVLSWACQLRTLAACLQGGLAGYDTGQSEKGDELPQWATWLSDPCSPPLMALLRNKRDFSEAVFNGTLTYPNLKAVLNSKEASNFVNSKYYQQRMVSLISAIGGAFSTLESTLSEQAKLGVTRILQGVAWVADGGPAVTVFSGELTVGEYQRLLNHQLNVHGKPVLSGTVKESGRTVNTSRTGRWVQITDPVQLARRIQVRLTAPLNNPGRLSGISGLTSDVVDSSLTHGEIALSGEDMRRAARFVPEISTDLQSGVLGIVLAVLLARNTFSNLNALNAAMPGDVSAEMSVTSGSLIVLSTGVEIIGQSAAVLNLFNRGDLLIRGAGVLGGLAGIVDGVALWMRFKDLKHQGDTVAARFYGLASTVTIASGLIGTGFSAAGNFALFSSGTFLLGPVGWCIALGVLAVTLIAIGDRYVRSPLERWLTHTCFGNIDERDDDKICWHKESLTEMQEAMTALHVISSGMSAQLRGDWLTELTNNTALLGNRMVAARVLLGDCSPTGSDWLAELMAVGRGGRQVLARSGSAAKLAGLTAPEPQTYEKSPLKIGRGELTPAVITTAVSATTLTERWSGTADTPRGLQLDGEFPLNTSRYTRAELTVTYWPDKTRPDDSLQLTTTLDS